DNA from Streptomyces sp. NBC_01476:
ATTCCGTTGCCGAGACGCTGCCGGGTGAACACCGCCAGGTTGGCCGGACAGTCCGGGACGGGCAGCAGGGTACCGTCAACCGCCACCACCCTCAGTCCCCGCCACCACCCGGCCGCAGCAGCCGTGGCCGCAGGGCCGCTCACCAGGTCGAACAGTGCTTTCATCGGCGCCTGACCCAGCCGCTGGCGGGCTTGGCGAAGAGCACTGCCGCTGGGCCGGACCAGCGGCAGGTCCGCCAGCCCGGCGCACAGCCGGTCGAAGACCTGCCCGTATCCCAGCCCGGTGAACAGCGCTCCGGCCAGCAGCAGGTACACCGTGACCCGGGCCGGCACCAGCCGGACCCTGGACTGCACCGCACCGGTCTGCGCCAGCACCTCGTCGACCATCTCGAAGGGCACGATCCGGGTCAGCTCACCGATGTGCCCCGGCGCGAACACCCCGGCCGCTACCCCGAACCTCTCTGATATGGCAGCCTGTTCCAACAGCGGAGCTCCTGTAGTGAGGATGTCTTGGAGGACAGACCTCTTTTACAGCAGCTCCGCTGCCTCGTTCACCAGCCTTGACGAACCGCCTCCACACCTAACTGAACGGCGTTGCCTCTAGTGTCGCGTGAATGAAGTCCTTGGACGGTGGCTGGAAGTGCGGTTGAATGGCGTATGCCTGTCGCCCTGCCGTTGGCCGTCGCCAATGCGGACCGTGAGGTCTTGCGTTCGTGGGTCCGCTCGCCGTCGTCCCCGTCGGGGCTGGTGACGCGGGCCCGGATCGTGCTCCTTGCCGCGGAGGGCGCCTCGAACACCGAGATCGCGCGGCGGTTGGAGCTGTCCCGGCAGACGGTCGTCACCTGGCGGGGCCGGTACCGTTCGGCCGGCCTTGCCGGGCTGGAGGACCGGCCGCGGTCGGGCCGGCCCGGCACGGTGGACGAGGCCGAAGTGGTGGTGCGGACCCTGGAGGGTCCGCCGGACCGGCTCGGCGTGACCCACTGGTCGTCCCGGCTGCTCGGCGCCGAACTGGGTCTGTCCAACGTCGCGGTGGCCAAGGTGTGGCGGAAGTGGAAGATCCAGCCCTGGCGGAGCGAGACGTTCAAGTTCTCCACCGACCCGGAACTCGAGGCGAAGGTCCGCGATGTGGTGGGGCTGTATCTGGCCCCGCCGGAGAAAGCGGTGGTGGTCTGCGTCGATGAGAAATCGCAGATCCAGGCGCTGGACCGGACAGCGCCGATGCTGCCGGTGCGGCCAGGGCTGGCCGAGCGCCGCACCCACGACTACGTCCGCCACGGCACCACCACGCTGTTCGCGGCCCTGGAGGTCGCCACCGGGAAGATCACCGCGGACGCCTGTTACGACCGGCACCGCAACGACGAGTTCCTCCGCTTCCTCAAGCAGGTCGCCAAAGCCCACCCGAGGGTGAAACTGCACGTGGTCGCCGACAACTACGCCACCCACAAGCACCCCCGCGTGAAGGCCTGGCTGGCGAAGAACCCCCGGATCACCCTGCACTTCACCCCCACCTCCTGCTCGTGGCTGAACCTGGTGGAGATCTTCTTCGGCATCATCACCCGCCAGGCCATACGCCGCGGCACCTTCACTTCCGTCCCCGACCTCACCGACGCCATCCGCCGCTACATCGACGCCTACAACGACCGCTGTCAGCCCTTCGCATGGACCAAAACCGCCGACGAAATCCTCGAACACGCCACACCTAAACGTCCAAGGACTTCATTCACGCGACACTAGTACTACAGGGCTAGATTCTGATCGTGTGGGGTGCGAGACTGGGCGGCGTGGCATCGACGGTGACGCATGATCAGGATCTTCCGGAGGGTTCGATAACCCGGGCGGAATTGGCGGTGTGGGACGAGGAGTTCGCGGCTTTGTGTGCGCGGATGGACCCGCTGTTCTACCGCCCGGAATCGCGCCGTCACGCGCGGCAGTACCTGCGCGGTTTGATGGCTCCACTGCAGCGAAAAAACGGTTGGACGATCGCCGAGCATGTCGGCGAGAAGGAGCCCAAGGCGTTGCAGCGGTTCTTGAACCTGACGCCGTGGAACTCCGATGTCCTGCGGGATCTCGTGGTCGCCTACGCAATGGAGCGTTTCGCCGACCCGCAGTCGGTATTGATCGCTGATCCGACCGGGTTCGCCAAGAAGGGCCGGAAGTCAGCCGGAGTGCAGCGGCAGTATTCCGGCACGCTGGGCCGGATCGACAATTGCCAGATCGGCACGTTCCTGGCGTATGCGAATCCGGTTGGATCGCGGGTGCTGCTGGACCGGGAGTTGTATATCCCGGAGCATTCCTGGTTCGCTGACCGGGATCGGTGTGCGGAGGCGGGCATCCCTGCGGAGGCGGTCTTCCGGACCCGTCCGCAGCAGGTCACGGTCATGATCGAGCGCGCGCTGAAGGCCGGGGTGCCCTTCGCTTGGTTTGCGGCGGACGAGGAGTTCGGTCAGAACCCTGGATTGCGCGCCTGGCTTCAGGAGCGCCGGATCGCTTACGTGATGGGCGTTCCGAAGAACAC
Protein-coding regions in this window:
- a CDS encoding IS630 family transposase, with protein sequence MPVALPLAVANADREVLRSWVRSPSSPSGLVTRARIVLLAAEGASNTEIARRLELSRQTVVTWRGRYRSAGLAGLEDRPRSGRPGTVDEAEVVVRTLEGPPDRLGVTHWSSRLLGAELGLSNVAVAKVWRKWKIQPWRSETFKFSTDPELEAKVRDVVGLYLAPPEKAVVVCVDEKSQIQALDRTAPMLPVRPGLAERRTHDYVRHGTTTLFAALEVATGKITADACYDRHRNDEFLRFLKQVAKAHPRVKLHVVADNYATHKHPRVKAWLAKNPRITLHFTPTSCSWLNLVEIFFGIITRQAIRRGTFTSVPDLTDAIRRYIDAYNDRCQPFAWTKTADEILEHATPKRPRTSFTRH